One region of Malania oleifera isolate guangnan ecotype guangnan chromosome 6, ASM2987363v1, whole genome shotgun sequence genomic DNA includes:
- the LOC131157115 gene encoding 1-aminocyclopropane-1-carboxylate oxidase 1-like: MEIPVIDFNKLDGEKRREEMALVHDACENWGFFMVENHGVDKELMEKVKKLVILHYQESMKDSFYMSGIAKGLDKGGSPSNAADWESTFFISHRPTSNINEFTNLSDDLRKTMDEYIDQLIKLAEKLSELMCKNLDLEKGYIKEVFSGNIGASVGTKVAKSPKCPHPELIKGLREHTDAGGIILLLQDDQVPGPEFFKDAKWVEIPPSKHNVIFVNTGDQVEVLSNGRYKSALHRVIASKNGSRLSVATFFNPAGDAIISPAPKLLYPNHYRFQDYMKLYATTKFADTIFYRLNYNYVHTISLEMRRWWQERQMIFLSSATSPHSSFWEKAEM; encoded by the exons atggaGATTCCTGTGATTGACTTTAACAAGCTTGATGGCGAGAAGAGGAGAGAAGAAATGGCTCTGGTGCATGACGCTTGTGAGAACTGGGGCTTCTTCATG GTTGAGAATCATGGAGTTGACAAAGAGTTGATGGAGAAGGTGAAGAAACTGGTGATTTTGCACTATCAGGAAAGCATGAAAGATAGTTTTTATATGTCAGGGATCGCTAAAGGCTTGGACAAAGGGGGAAGTCCCTCAAATGCAGCAGACTGGGAAAGCACTTTTTTCATTTCACATCGACCAACTTCTAACATCAATGAGTTTACAAACCTCTCAGATGATCTTCG CAAGACAATGGATGAATACATTGATCAACTTATAAAACTAGCAGAAAAGTTGTCAGAACTCATGTGCAAGAATCTCGATTTAGAGAAAGGATACATAAAAGAAGTGTTCTCAGGAAATATTGGTGCTTCTGTGGGAACAAAAGTCGCTAAATCCCCTAAATGTCCTCACCCTGAACTCATAAAGGGGCTCCGAGAGCACACCGATGCTGGTGGAATCATCCTCCTGCTCCAGGATGATCAGGTCCCCGGTCCTGAATTCTTCAAAGATGCTAAATGGGTGGAGATTCCACCTTCCAAGCACAATGTCATCTTTGTAAACACAGGTGACCAAGTCGAAGTGTTGAGTAATGGAAGGTATAAGAGTGCCCTGCATCGCGTCATAGCAAGCAAGAACGGAAGCAGACTGTCTGTTGCTACCTTCTTCAACCCAGCAGGTGATGCCATCATTTCTCCAGCCCCCAAACTCTTATATCCAAATCACTACCGTTTTCAAGATTATATGAAACTTTATGCCACAACAAAGTTTGCTGATACTATATTTTATAG GTTAAACTACAATTATGTCCATACCATTTCACTGGAAATGAGACGTTGGTGGCAGGAGAGGCAAATGATTTTCCTCTCTTCTGCCACTTCTCCACACAGCAGTTTCTGGGAGAAGGCAGAAATGTGA